One window of Arcobacter sp. LA11 genomic DNA carries:
- the recR gene encoding recombination mediator RecR, whose amino-acid sequence MKKGLEKFYDLVDAFESLPTIGKKSALRLAYHIVMNDSYSGIKIAHSIENALRNIKKCINCGSMSEHEICEVCLDDSRDKTKVCIVQSAKDIFIIEESKQFDGLYFVIEELEPEAVDKMLNFVKENEVEDVLFAITPSLSNDAFILFIEDKLKDFKINFTKIAQGVPTGVSLENVDILSLAKAIQSKVNI is encoded by the coding sequence ATGAAAAAAGGTTTAGAAAAGTTTTATGATTTAGTTGATGCATTTGAATCTTTGCCTACAATAGGTAAGAAATCTGCTTTGAGATTAGCATATCATATAGTAATGAATGACAGTTATAGTGGTATTAAAATTGCACATAGTATTGAAAATGCGTTAAGAAATATAAAAAAATGTATTAATTGTGGTTCTATGAGTGAACATGAGATATGTGAAGTATGTTTAGATGACAGTAGAGATAAGACAAAAGTTTGTATTGTACAAAGTGCAAAAGATATATTTATAATTGAAGAATCTAAACAATTTGACGGTTTATACTTTGTAATTGAAGAATTAGAACCTGAAGCAGTTGATAAGATGTTAAACTTTGTAAAAGAAAATGAAGTAGAAGATGTTTTATTTGCAATAACTCCTTCTTTATCTAATGATGCTTTTATTTTATTTATTGAGGATAAATTAAAAGATTTTAAAATTAACTTTACAAAAATTGCTCAAGGTGTTCCAACAGGTGTTAGTTTAGAGAATGTAGATATCTTGTCTTTAGCTAAGGCTATACAAAGTAAAGTTAATATTTAA
- a CDS encoding M14 family zinc carboxypeptidase — protein sequence MKQLYRSYDESTEIFRQYQNKYPNYFKIDSIGKTWEKRDINLITISKDIKSADNNPALFFTGTIHAREWVGHELAIEFATYILENLETDPTLQAYLKNTTIYMVPCANPDGYEYSRNHFSFWRKNRRVNADGSYGVDLNRNFPIGYVKSTATTSNVYGGPEPFSEPETRALRDFVEAHENITIALDYHSQGNVFFPAHDFRHEDTIDTTDMNTLCANMAEEIRKISGREYGIHQGKPPTKLISGSGREFYHSRGIISSVVEVGTRNISDYMDDMNEHLREHVPALLAAVKEVPNYSEKNSVYRVKSFEITEIGSNHANLSWSYETDKNIFFEIYRSLKDKNFCNASNLIARTQSLEFSDINLQSNKDYFYNIRVVNKKTGEKSPFYPQIKLRTNPDYDEFSRTYYANAKETGYVAENLNQNDKHFGVNSLFVGVDENKGVSYAIVTIDVKTLPANALIKSASFNLYPINRVSTTIEKYGEWNVGIVDPESIKDITSFDDVQNMKILRYIGRPTESHQLTQGIWRGWHLSGLECEDLQELASDKKKVVLRVEGPKELRIGRTRQMMQWDIGYGKFGYGLGYRPRLELTYTMKPTITELYPKAVYTVSKNEVKSDEISAGFDKDGASIYSTFEFNLSSLPPYNDTFITKAYFELNSTKIYIKDDIRFHLEFVDENIDQDYKSIRNRDIIQNVGFDVSATELKNNQTQYFTFDTFSEITLNEKLKNKSDVAFVLKPTSSKKAIKDKSVSWEVKNKSLSPKLILEHIPKRRNAVEKVSNAKIIKENGKIKITWDNPKDDAFKGVKVIKNAYRKPYSSHDGQKIYAGLDDYTYDDFGAKDINKYYAIFTYDDVPNYSEPIILEYQVK from the coding sequence TTGAAGCAACTTTATCGATCATACGATGAATCAACAGAAATTTTTAGGCAATACCAAAATAAATATCCAAACTATTTCAAAATAGACTCTATTGGTAAAACTTGGGAAAAAAGAGATATAAATTTAATTACTATTAGTAAAGATATTAAGAGTGCAGATAATAATCCTGCACTTTTCTTTACAGGAACTATTCATGCTAGAGAATGGGTTGGACATGAGCTTGCAATTGAATTTGCAACATACATTTTAGAAAATCTTGAAACAGATCCAACTTTACAAGCTTATTTAAAAAATACAACTATATATATGGTTCCCTGTGCAAATCCTGATGGATATGAATACTCAAGAAATCATTTCTCTTTTTGGAGAAAAAATAGAAGAGTAAATGCAGATGGATCTTATGGTGTAGATTTAAATAGAAACTTTCCAATTGGCTATGTTAAATCAACTGCCACAACTTCAAATGTATACGGTGGACCAGAACCTTTTTCAGAGCCTGAAACTAGAGCTTTGAGAGATTTTGTTGAAGCTCATGAAAATATTACTATAGCTTTAGATTATCATTCACAAGGAAATGTATTTTTCCCTGCACATGATTTTAGACATGAAGATACTATTGATACAACTGATATGAATACATTATGTGCAAATATGGCAGAAGAAATAAGAAAAATCTCAGGTAGAGAATATGGTATTCATCAAGGAAAACCACCTACCAAGCTAATTTCTGGAAGTGGTAGAGAATTTTATCACTCACGTGGAATAATTTCATCTGTTGTAGAAGTAGGTACTAGAAATATATCTGATTATATGGATGACATGAATGAACATTTAAGAGAACATGTCCCTGCTCTACTTGCTGCTGTTAAAGAAGTTCCTAATTATTCAGAAAAGAATTCAGTCTATAGAGTTAAATCTTTTGAAATAACTGAAATAGGTTCAAATCATGCAAATTTATCTTGGTCTTATGAAACAGATAAAAATATATTTTTTGAAATTTATAGAAGTTTAAAAGATAAAAATTTTTGTAATGCATCAAATTTAATAGCAAGAACACAAAGTTTAGAATTTAGTGATATCAATTTACAAAGTAATAAAGACTATTTTTACAACATTAGAGTTGTAAATAAAAAAACTGGTGAAAAATCACCTTTTTATCCACAAATCAAGCTTAGAACCAATCCTGATTATGATGAATTTAGTAGAACATACTACGCAAATGCAAAAGAGACTGGATATGTAGCTGAAAATTTAAATCAAAATGATAAACATTTTGGAGTAAACTCTTTATTTGTTGGGGTAGATGAGAATAAAGGTGTTTCTTATGCAATTGTTACGATTGATGTAAAAACTTTACCTGCTAATGCCTTGATTAAGTCTGCATCATTTAACTTATATCCTATAAATAGAGTTTCTACAACTATTGAAAAATATGGGGAATGGAATGTTGGTATAGTAGATCCAGAATCAATAAAAGATATTACAAGTTTTGATGACGTTCAAAATATGAAAATATTAAGATATATAGGTAGACCGACTGAATCTCATCAATTAACTCAAGGTATTTGGAGAGGATGGCATTTATCTGGACTAGAGTGTGAAGACTTACAAGAATTAGCCTCTGATAAAAAGAAAGTTGTTTTAAGAGTTGAAGGGCCAAAAGAGTTAAGAATTGGACGTACAAGACAAATGATGCAATGGGACATTGGTTATGGTAAATTTGGTTATGGATTAGGTTATAGACCTAGACTTGAACTTACATATACTATGAAACCAACTATCACTGAACTATATCCAAAAGCTGTATATACAGTTAGTAAGAATGAAGTCAAATCAGATGAAATATCTGCAGGTTTTGATAAAGATGGTGCTTCTATATATTCTACTTTTGAATTTAATTTATCATCTTTACCACCATATAACGATACTTTTATCACAAAAGCCTATTTTGAATTAAACTCAACAAAAATCTATATTAAAGATGATATTAGATTCCATTTAGAGTTTGTAGATGAAAATATTGACCAAGATTATAAGAGTATTAGAAATAGAGATATTATTCAAAATGTAGGATTTGATGTTAGTGCTACTGAATTAAAAAACAATCAAACTCAATATTTTACTTTTGATACTTTTTCTGAGATAACTCTAAATGAAAAGTTAAAAAATAAATCTGATGTTGCTTTTGTCTTAAAACCAACTTCATCTAAAAAAGCTATAAAAGATAAAAGTGTTTCTTGGGAAGTAAAAAATAAATCTCTATCTCCAAAACTTATTTTAGAGCATATTCCAAAAAGAAGAAATGCAGTTGAAAAAGTTTCAAATGCTAAAATCATAAAAGAAAATGGGAAGATAAAAATCACTTGGGACAATCCAAAAGATGACGCATTTAAAGGTGTTAAAGTGATAAAAAATGCTTATAGAAAACCCTACTCTTCTCATGATGGACAAAAAATTTATGCAGGACTAGATGATTATACATATGATGATTTTGGTGCAAAAGATATAAATAAGTATTATGCAATATTCACTTATGATGATGTTCCTAACTACTCTGAGCCTATAATTTTAGAATACCAAGTAAAATAA
- a CDS encoding dUTP diphosphatase: MLYKDLKDSIKSLGFVTIEDFVHYIGVTPADILEWEEKDEVPYTISLIIHLLKGDKDLPNSISLDNLVEECLPLAELLDEASSFPHKLEEMFLLQKELNDSTNGKNWELGVNKFGKDINWLRCIHMEVAELIDSTPWKHWKNINAEPDMNNIHVELVDIWHFLMSYILQETNVPRAVSLVNTHCIYEAVEDVDVKAMVKESEKLSYISLAIETGNMPSFSGIERFIDQFFRCCKISGLSFTWLQKLYIGKNCLNKFRQDHGYKEGTYIKEWNGDEDNVVMVSILETMENVSFDDLYSQLENSYPGK, from the coding sequence TTGTTATATAAAGACTTAAAAGATAGTATTAAATCACTTGGTTTTGTTACGATTGAAGATTTTGTACATTATATTGGCGTAACACCAGCAGATATCCTTGAATGGGAAGAAAAAGATGAAGTTCCTTATACTATATCGTTAATCATTCACCTATTAAAAGGGGATAAAGATTTACCAAATAGTATTTCTCTTGATAATTTAGTAGAGGAGTGTTTACCTTTAGCTGAATTACTTGATGAAGCATCTTCTTTCCCTCATAAACTTGAAGAAATGTTCTTATTACAAAAAGAATTAAATGATTCAACAAATGGTAAAAATTGGGAATTAGGTGTAAATAAATTTGGTAAAGATATCAATTGGCTTAGATGTATTCATATGGAAGTTGCAGAATTAATTGATTCTACTCCATGGAAACATTGGAAAAATATTAATGCAGAACCTGATATGAACAATATTCATGTTGAACTTGTTGATATTTGGCATTTTTTAATGTCTTATATTTTACAAGAAACAAATGTACCTAGAGCGGTTTCTTTAGTAAATACTCATTGTATTTATGAAGCAGTAGAAGACGTAGATGTAAAAGCTATGGTAAAAGAATCTGAAAAGTTATCTTATATCTCATTAGCAATTGAAACTGGTAATATGCCTTCATTTAGTGGAATTGAGAGATTTATTGATCAATTCTTTAGATGTTGTAAAATATCAGGATTATCATTTACATGGCTTCAAAAATTGTATATTGGTAAAAATTGTTTAAACAAATTTAGACAAGACCATGGTTATAAAGAAGGTACATATATCAAAGAATGGAATGGTGATGAAGATAATGTTGTAATGGTTTCAATATTAGAAACTATGGAAAATGTTAGTTTTGATGATCTTTATTCACAATTAGAAAATAGCTATCCAGGAAAATAA
- a CDS encoding PAS domain-containing sensor histidine kinase translates to MELFILKNYISQYKKNKISIIKYWISDSKILKILKVHQINREIFVKKYALGILDYYIDIVNDNKKIGDCPVIDELVLYLKDKNITPSELFIICTGFKNALLEYTYDLKITNLQIEKEINYIFESNFAGVLDKYSRSILDVENELSKSSKIIDKNVIMSSTDASGKIISVSEAFCDISGYKEEELIGHMHNIVRHQDISSETYEELWKTIESGQVWKGELKNRRKDGSSYWVHVIITPNYDSNGNFKSYDAIRQDITSKKNLEEQQNILVEQSKSAAMGEMISMIAHQWRQPLQAVSILIQKLPLNKVLEGEISDELLDQVVSGIGKQLEYMSKTIDDFRDFFLPDKPKEKVAVIEVVNKALDFLGFMTKTDSIEVTLDSKTDIEIMIHVNELVQVFINLIKNARDVLIDRDIKERKLFIKFYEEEKYLVIEIEDNAGGIPEDILNKVFEPYFSTKSNKNGTGLGLYMCKTIIEKHSKGKLSVSNSENGAVFKIELPKENDFM, encoded by the coding sequence ATGGAACTTTTTATACTAAAAAATTATATTTCTCAATACAAAAAAAATAAAATTTCTATAATTAAATATTGGATTAGTGATAGTAAGATATTAAAAATATTAAAAGTACATCAAATAAATAGAGAAATATTTGTCAAAAAATATGCCTTGGGTATATTAGATTATTATATAGATATTGTTAATGATAATAAAAAAATAGGAGATTGTCCTGTTATTGATGAGCTTGTTTTATATTTAAAAGATAAAAATATTACACCTTCAGAACTTTTTATAATCTGTACAGGTTTTAAAAATGCTTTACTTGAATATACATATGATTTAAAAATCACTAATTTACAAATAGAAAAAGAGATAAATTATATTTTTGAGAGTAATTTTGCAGGAGTACTAGATAAATATTCTCGTTCTATACTTGATGTAGAAAATGAATTATCAAAATCTAGTAAAATTATTGATAAAAATGTAATTATGTCTAGTACTGATGCTTCTGGGAAAATTATTAGTGTTTCTGAAGCTTTTTGTGATATCTCTGGATATAAAGAAGAAGAATTAATAGGTCATATGCATAATATAGTTCGTCACCAAGATATTTCTAGTGAGACTTATGAAGAGTTATGGAAGACAATAGAATCTGGACAAGTATGGAAAGGTGAGCTTAAAAATAGAAGAAAAGATGGCTCTTCTTATTGGGTTCACGTGATAATAACTCCTAATTATGATTCTAATGGCAATTTTAAATCATATGATGCAATTAGACAAGATATAACTTCTAAGAAAAATTTAGAAGAACAACAAAATATACTTGTAGAACAATCTAAATCTGCTGCTATGGGTGAAATGATAAGTATGATTGCTCATCAATGGAGACAACCACTTCAAGCAGTTTCTATTTTAATACAAAAACTACCCTTAAATAAAGTTCTTGAAGGCGAAATAAGTGATGAGCTTTTAGATCAAGTAGTTTCTGGTATTGGTAAACAACTTGAATATATGAGTAAAACAATTGATGACTTTAGAGATTTCTTTTTACCTGATAAACCTAAAGAAAAAGTTGCAGTTATTGAAGTAGTAAATAAAGCATTAGACTTTTTAGGCTTTATGACAAAAACTGATTCTATTGAAGTTACTTTAGATTCAAAAACAGATATTGAAATAATGATACATGTAAATGAGTTAGTTCAAGTATTTATTAATTTAATAAAAAATGCAAGAGATGTTTTAATTGATAGAGATATTAAAGAGAGAAAATTATTTATTAAATTCTATGAAGAAGAAAAATACCTTGTAATTGAAATAGAAGATAATGCAGGTGGAATACCTGAAGATATTTTAAATAAAGTATTTGAACCTTATTTTTCTACAAAATCCAATAAAAATGGTACTGGACTTGGATTATATATGTGTAAGACTATAATAGAAAAACATAGTAAAGGTAAATTATCAGTTAGCAATTCAGAGAATGGTGCTGTTTTTAAAATTGAATTGCCAAAAGAAAATGATTTTATGTAA
- a CDS encoding RimK family alpha-L-glutamate ligase: MGKRKIGMWLYQNGGGDKIQEKMISLLKEREIDVIPNINLRDAIAKNGHILYNDIKLDKLDLFFSYNAGEQTQYQMYLYKALNHVVPMINSYDAFELTEDKFQTAFLLRKHKIQTADYKLCHRDDTHHLKTIMKKWDKMVYKPTDGWGGVGLTKIENQETLDMLMPFLNQMDLRYFYVEKFIDYDNTDYRVDVVDGQFVGCYGRKASGTDWRTNVTSGGSVFVRKPKDAVIELALNAAKVTGLDIAGVDIIYDRKKEEYIVLEVNGIPAFATPEQEKMGLNFNDKKIELIVDLIDRKTKK; the protein is encoded by the coding sequence ATGGGAAAAAGAAAGATTGGTATGTGGTTATACCAAAATGGTGGTGGAGATAAAATCCAAGAGAAAATGATTTCTTTATTAAAAGAAAGAGAAATTGATGTTATACCAAATATAAATTTAAGAGATGCAATTGCAAAAAATGGACATATTTTATATAATGATATAAAACTTGATAAGTTAGATTTATTTTTCTCATATAATGCTGGTGAGCAAACACAATATCAGATGTATTTATATAAAGCACTAAATCATGTAGTACCAATGATAAACTCGTATGATGCATTTGAACTTACTGAAGATAAATTTCAAACTGCATTTTTGTTAAGAAAACACAAAATACAAACAGCAGACTATAAACTTTGTCATAGGGATGATACTCATCATTTAAAAACAATCATGAAGAAATGGGATAAAATGGTATATAAACCGACTGATGGTTGGGGTGGTGTTGGTCTTACAAAAATTGAAAACCAAGAAACTCTTGATATGCTTATGCCTTTTTTAAATCAAATGGATTTAAGATATTTTTATGTAGAAAAATTTATTGATTATGATAATACTGATTATAGAGTTGATGTTGTTGATGGTCAATTTGTTGGTTGTTATGGAAGAAAAGCAAGTGGTACAGACTGGAGAACCAATGTAACAAGCGGAGGAAGTGTTTTTGTTAGAAAACCTAAAGATGCTGTAATCGAATTGGCACTAAATGCTGCTAAAGTTACAGGACTAGATATAGCAGGTGTTGATATTATATACGATAGAAAAAAAGAAGAATATATTGTTTTAGAAGTAAATGGAATTCCTGCTTTTGCCACCCCTGAACAGGAAAAAATGGGTCTTAACTTCAATGATAAAAAAATAGAATTAATTGTAGATTTAATTGATAGAAAAACAAAAAAATAA
- a CDS encoding gamma carbonic anhydrase family protein, with translation MIMKFKEFYPKINSKAWVAPSADVIGDVEIGENSSIWFGCVIRADVNEVRIGKNTNVQDLSMIHTDSHTKTVLGDNVTIGHKVMLHGCEVQDNCLIGMSATILDNAVIGEGSIVGANSLVTQGKKFPPRSLIMGSPAKVVKELTQEDVDGLIKHAGHYVEYKNDYS, from the coding sequence ATGATAATGAAATTTAAAGAGTTTTATCCAAAAATTAATAGTAAAGCTTGGGTAGCTCCAAGTGCAGATGTAATAGGCGATGTTGAAATTGGTGAAAATTCTTCTATTTGGTTTGGCTGTGTAATAAGAGCAGATGTAAATGAAGTAAGAATTGGTAAAAATACAAATGTGCAGGATTTGTCAATGATTCATACTGATTCACATACTAAAACTGTTTTAGGTGATAATGTAACCATTGGACATAAAGTTATGTTACATGGTTGTGAAGTACAAGATAACTGTCTTATTGGTATGAGTGCAACAATTTTGGATAATGCTGTTATAGGTGAAGGTTCAATAGTGGGTGCAAATTCATTAGTTACTCAAGGAAAAAAATTTCCTCCAAGAAGTTTAATTATGGGAAGCCCTGCAAAAGTTGTTAAAGAATTAACGCAAGAAGATGTTGATGGTCTAATTAAACATGCAGGACATTATGTCGAATATAAAAATGACTATTCTTAA
- a CDS encoding helix-hairpin-helix domain-containing protein: MSNLPKLGFLYLDYVLRFFDHSNFKGWPDKIETVTYHWKNDKDRFIKEVKRKKIEILIGNIPATAYDTFVEISKELPNVRFVPSLETQFPNKSKENVTLFCNKYNLSAPYTEIHYDKKKGYDYLKNRAKYPQIIKRSYGASNYGGYYVHKADNFAEAKALLDKEKYNPIYTQDGIDLKYSGDLRVMLIGHKPICAFWRFSGEGEWITNTSQGGSMSYENVPMNALELAVEASKAAKAEYWACDIAIDAKTDKAYILECATAFAAFPYIRDWICQYLMWDFSNGRFKMPHVPLFSWEELGKIDSSLLRTMRHIGFSKYKPSCDGTWYINDKVDEFDMEKAELSDSSDVPDSIAPEDLPIKDDLTKEVKHDNLEINKLNFNKATLTDIMTLHGMEEELALEIQEYLEDNIVTDTSDLLELESIDEQMLETWDDHVDDMRVDINKADESILKKIKGIGAKLAKIILDFKVKNKGFKNLDQLEEIDGIGKNKLAQLKSRFKIGE, translated from the coding sequence ATGAGTAATTTACCAAAATTAGGATTTTTATATCTTGATTATGTATTAAGATTTTTTGACCATTCAAATTTTAAAGGTTGGCCAGATAAAATTGAGACTGTTACATATCACTGGAAAAATGATAAAGATAGATTTATTAAAGAAGTTAAAAGAAAAAAAATTGAAATATTAATTGGTAATATTCCTGCAACTGCATATGATACTTTTGTAGAAATTTCTAAAGAACTTCCTAATGTAAGATTTGTTCCCTCTTTAGAAACACAATTTCCAAATAAGTCAAAAGAGAATGTGACTCTTTTTTGTAACAAATATAATCTTTCAGCTCCTTATACAGAAATTCATTATGACAAGAAAAAAGGTTATGATTATTTAAAAAACAGAGCTAAATATCCTCAAATTATTAAAAGATCATATGGTGCTTCAAATTATGGAGGTTACTATGTTCATAAAGCTGATAATTTTGCGGAAGCAAAAGCCTTATTAGATAAAGAAAAATATAACCCTATTTATACACAAGATGGAATTGATTTAAAATATTCAGGAGATTTAAGAGTAATGCTGATAGGACATAAACCTATTTGTGCTTTCTGGAGATTTTCTGGCGAAGGAGAATGGATTACTAATACATCTCAAGGTGGTTCAATGTCTTATGAGAATGTTCCAATGAATGCACTTGAATTAGCAGTAGAAGCAAGTAAAGCAGCTAAAGCAGAATATTGGGCTTGTGACATTGCAATTGATGCAAAAACAGATAAAGCTTATATTTTAGAGTGTGCAACTGCTTTTGCAGCTTTCCCTTATATTAGAGATTGGATTTGTCAATACTTGATGTGGGATTTTTCAAATGGAAGATTTAAGATGCCTCATGTTCCATTGTTCTCATGGGAAGAGTTAGGTAAGATTGATTCTTCTTTATTACGAACTATGAGACATATTGGTTTTAGTAAATATAAACCTTCTTGTGATGGTACGTGGTATATAAATGATAAAGTAGATGAGTTCGATATGGAAAAAGCTGAATTAAGTGATTCTAGTGATGTTCCTGATTCAATTGCCCCTGAAGATTTGCCAATTAAAGATGATTTAACAAAAGAAGTTAAACATGATAATCTTGAAATTAACAAATTAAACTTTAATAAGGCCACTCTAACTGATATTATGACACTTCATGGTATGGAAGAGGAATTAGCCTTAGAAATTCAAGAGTATCTTGAAGATAATATTGTTACTGATACAAGTGATTTATTAGAATTAGAATCTATAGATGAACAAATGCTAGAAACTTGGGATGACCATGTAGACGATATGAGAGTAGATATTAATAAAGCTGATGAATCTATTTTAAAGAAAATAAAAGGAATTGGTGCTAAACTTGCGAAAATCATTCTAGATTTCAAAGTAAAAAATAAAGGTTTTAAAAACTTAGACCAGCTCGAAGAAATTGATGGTATAGGTAAAAACAAATTAGCACAATTAAAATCTAGATTTAAAATAGGAGAATAG
- a CDS encoding M20 family metallopeptidase — MDFLEDLKTIININSHTENKHGVDKVGKHMSIWLQELGFETIKYERELLGDHLLFKTKKRDGIKILLLGHNDTVFPKGYFEGFKEDEEWVYGPGVCDMKGGNIVALESLRNIYKENNEIYNIDFLLVSDEETGSDDSKEVTMSIAKDYDYCFVFEAAGANLEVVTSRKGVGRYIIKIDGKASHAGTSYTKGINANLEGAIKLQKYSELINLEEGTIVNVGQIEGGIGINTVSPYCEMKMEFRFDKKNEQKRVMDAVEEITSTSYVLGTKAHADGIIQRGVMEENSKQLELIKFFEELTSESIPKERRGGVSDANIVASCGVTTIDGFGPYGDGDHTIKERALKSSFLQRIEMMTKILRHYQNI; from the coding sequence TTGGACTTTTTAGAAGATTTAAAAACTATAATAAATATTAATTCACATACAGAAAATAAACATGGTGTCGATAAAGTTGGTAAACATATGTCTATATGGTTACAAGAACTTGGCTTTGAAACTATAAAATATGAAAGGGAACTATTAGGAGATCACTTATTATTTAAAACTAAAAAAAGAGATGGAATAAAAATACTGTTATTAGGACATAATGATACTGTATTTCCTAAAGGCTATTTTGAAGGTTTTAAAGAAGATGAGGAATGGGTATATGGCCCAGGTGTATGTGATATGAAAGGTGGCAATATTGTTGCTTTAGAATCTTTAAGAAATATATATAAAGAGAATAATGAAATATACAATATTGACTTTCTACTTGTATCAGATGAAGAAACTGGAAGTGATGATTCAAAAGAAGTAACCATGTCTATTGCAAAAGATTATGATTATTGCTTTGTATTTGAAGCTGCTGGTGCTAATTTGGAAGTAGTGACATCAAGAAAAGGTGTTGGAAGATATATAATAAAAATAGATGGTAAAGCTTCACACGCAGGAACTTCATATACTAAAGGAATAAATGCTAACTTAGAAGGTGCAATAAAACTTCAAAAATATTCGGAATTAATAAATCTAGAAGAAGGTACTATTGTAAATGTAGGACAAATTGAAGGTGGTATAGGAATAAATACAGTTTCTCCTTATTGTGAAATGAAAATGGAATTTAGATTTGACAAAAAAAATGAACAAAAAAGAGTAATGGATGCTGTAGAAGAAATTACTTCTACTTCTTATGTTCTAGGAACAAAAGCTCATGCTGATGGAATAATTCAAAGAGGTGTTATGGAAGAAAATTCTAAACAACTTGAACTTATTAAATTTTTTGAAGAATTAACATCTGAATCTATTCCAAAAGAACGTAGAGGGGGAGTTAGTGATGCCAATATTGTGGCAAGCTGTGGTGTGACCACAATAGATGGCTTTGGTCCATATGGGGATGGGGATCACACTATAAAAGAGAGAGCTCTTAAAAGTTCTTTTTTACAAAGAATTGAAATGATGACAAAAATATTAAGGCATTATCAAAATATATAG
- a CDS encoding uracil-DNA glycosylase: protein MNKRIVCQKCKFYYVTWEQNKPHGCKAYGFKSKTIPSVVVKRSSGLDCSFYELKSG from the coding sequence ATGAATAAAAGAATAGTTTGCCAAAAATGTAAATTCTATTATGTAACTTGGGAACAAAACAAACCTCATGGTTGTAAAGCTTATGGTTTTAAATCAAAAACAATACCTTCTGTAGTTGTAAAAAGAAGTAGTGGTCTTGATTGCTCATTTTATGAGTTGAAAAGTGGATAA